Below is a window of Ischnura elegans chromosome 1, ioIscEleg1.1, whole genome shotgun sequence DNA.
AAGTGCTCACTGCGTGAAATATTTGTTAGACTTAAAATTTAAAGGCGATCAGAAGAGGGGAGACTCAAGTTTCAATTAATAAGTCAAATTTAAGTTTATGGAATAATCCAAAGATATTTATTCGAGAAAGAAAATGACATGAAGCCACATTTTTTTTAGCAGTAGCTCCTATATGTAGTTGGTATGGTTATCTCACCTTTTTGTCATGCCATGGAGATGATCAATGACTCTCAAAAGCCCGGCATTAATGAGTCAACGTACCCATAATCATTCGTCATTTTCAGGTTACGTTCTAAGAAGTGAACTGACGTCTTTTGATGCTCAGAAAGATGCTGAGAACCATTTGCAGTCAAATGTCCACAAATTATGAATCCCCGCCTCCCCGCCCTTCATAAGGGTGCGATCGACTGCAGTCAGCTGTTTTCGTTGTGCGGTTGTTTAATTATTCCGTTTTTAACGATTCCGTAATACACCTCGATCTCAATGAATGTTATTTTCTCGATAGCAAAATTGTCCAAGAGACTGATCGTACATCATAAAAATTTGTCTTCGAGTCCTAGGTTGGGATCTTCAAGTCTCACTATGAAGTACTTAGGTCAAGAGGAGGCTATCAACATTGATCAAGAGTTATTCCATGAGTACCGTTTCAGTGTTGACCAGTTAATGGAACTTGCGGGATTGAGCTGTGCTCTTGCCATCTCCAAGTGCTACACAGTAAAGGAAGGAAATGAGTCTGTCCTTGTATGCTGTGGTCCTGGTAATAATGGTGGTGATGGGCTGGTTTGTGCTCGACATTTGAAACATTTTGGTTACTGTCCTGCAATATTTTACCCTAAGCCTACTCCAAAGCCTTTGTATGAGAACTTAACCATTCAGTGTAAAACTTTGGATATTCCATTTCTTGACCACCTGCCTAACCAGGAAGACCTTAAATCTAATTACGCTCTCGTAGTGGACGCACTTTTTGGGTTCAGTTTTCGACCGCCTGCCAGACAGCAATTTGCCGAGATCTTGAGCGTCCTACGGAATGTATCCGTTCCTATTTGTTCTATAGATATTCCCAgtggatgggatgttgaaaatggacCTCCTGAGGATGGTCTTCGCCCTGACATGTTGATATCATTGACTGCTCCGAAAAAGTGCGCTTTGCATTTCAAGGGAAATCACCACTACTTGGGAGGAAGATTTGTTCCTCCTCAGCTTGAAAgtaaatatgaattgaatttgCCAAAATATCCTGAAAATGAATTGTGTCTTAAACTgtaaagttaaattatattttttatgggaGCACTCgcatgtattcatttattttctctttggtATTTGATAAATCACCGTTTTTGCATGTCTATGTTACATTGAACAATATACCTTTTGTTTGTTCGATAGTACTTTTGGTATTCTTGGTCCTATaggccccccttcttgtgtgggcgttttcctgcagtgggttttttccaataaggacgacagtcaatatccttaggtttttcccacgttcactaacatctttttacacttggtcaatagtaactttgttaaattataatgctaattgttgattgaaaatggaacttctacttatttttatgtaatttctctgcatttaatttcatgagcaactagacaatgtatttaactgcatatatttactgtttgacgaggggttagatggaagatgggactttctagtcccaatctcgcccaataaagacgtattattattataggcctgtttacacggtacattaacacgtacgggttaatgtctaaatgtatgaacgcgagaatgaacgccaaaatgcaccgtgtaaccacccaacttgtgcgaatgcatgcacagaaaatagaaactgttctaatttggttcatgcattcgtacatgttccggtccacaaaaatcattcacgcaaacgtacattaactcgtacatgttatgtatcgtgtaaacaggccttaagtaagtaaatatttttctcaatggaGGCTTGAATATATTTGACTTACTTGATTAATTATATTCGCATTCCATTGGTTAATGTGTTTTGATAAGAGCATGACATCTGTCATAATTTGAGCGTTTTTTGAAGAAACTTTacataataaatacgtaaatttacattgtaaatattatagtagaatataagaattaatatgtaaggggatttcatctcaaatcagtcTGAGGGGTGTCAAGTGACCATCTCTGATTTCTCTAAGAGTTATATAAGACAAAGCGCAGTAGCCTTATACATAATGAATTatgatcactttatctcagctcagaaatgAACCGGTATAAAGTTATTACCCTGTGAAAATTGCAGTCAGGCctcaagagtgaaaaaatgaaaaatcaggtTAATGCTAATAACTATGGAACTCTGGCTCATAAAGaagtatttttcttccattttgacaaaaatacaCTTATGTACATTTTGgcataactttaaaataataacaaacaaataggacttgtttcaacaataaaaatgggtaattatttaacaatttattactaaaaaaggccttTTATTTGCTTTTAAGTCGCCAAAAAATCACTTACGAAGAGACTTACTTCATGTGTTgacttttttttgccaaaattaagGACTTTTTTCTGTGCTCTAATTATGAGTGACCTCTTCAATGGGAGATGATGCTTCTGTgtgttgaaaatatattaacataaCACATTCATATCAGAATTATGGAGAAAGAAAGACCTAATGTTCTCCACATGGATGGTTGagttaggggttagatggaaggtgggactttctagtcccgaTCTCGCCCAATAgtcaattttttgttattattattgattaaaacacaaataaaTTATAAGGTGCATTCTTAAGTTTAGATTTAACTAGGTATGCCCTTTTGtttctttctatttttcttctTGACAATGAAGtgtcataattattataatccaGCCAGAAACCTATTCCCTGCCATCTTCCTCTCTCTCActtccttatttttcattatcacaattttttatcaaagtgCCATGAATGTATTGTTTAATTATCAAGTTTCATCAAATATATTAGGTACTTCTTTAGGCTTGCTTAAGGGAGAGTCTATCAAGAACAGatgcaaaattaaatatatgagaGTGCTAATAATCATAGTTTGATTAACTGCTCCTGGGATAATCCATCTTACCAATTCATATGCTAATTCTTTCGTAACTTTCCTTCTCCCTAACACAATCAGCATTTCGTTGGAATGGGCATAAACGACACCTATAATAATTGTGGCTTGGAAACAAAGGTcaacattaaccctttc
It encodes the following:
- the LOC124172431 gene encoding NAD(P)H-hydrate epimerase, which produces MNVIFSIAKLSKRLIVHHKNLSSSPRLGSSSLTMKYLGQEEAINIDQELFHEYRFSVDQLMELAGLSCALAISKCYTVKEGNESVLVCCGPGNNGGDGLVCARHLKHFGYCPAIFYPKPTPKPLYENLTIQCKTLDIPFLDHLPNQEDLKSNYALVVDALFGFSFRPPARQQFAEILSVLRNVSVPICSIDIPSGWDVENGPPEDGLRPDMLISLTAPKKCALHFKGNHHYLGGRFVPPQLESKYELNLPKYPENELCLKL